The Dermacentor albipictus isolate Rhodes 1998 colony unplaced genomic scaffold, USDA_Dalb.pri_finalv2 scaffold_20, whole genome shotgun sequence DNA window CGTAAAGCTAAGTGGCTCAGGTGTGCGCATTGCAAGGGCAGACATTTAACTACAATGTGCGACCCTGACTTTAGGAGACGCCGCAACACCGATGAAAGGGATGCATCTTCGTCACCGGTGAATGAGCAAGCCACGGTGTTGAAGTCCTCATTAGGCACGGGAGATGACTTGATGTGCACAGGAGAGCAGCAGTTTCTCCTACAGACAGCGCGAGCTTGGACAGAGGGTCCACATGAACGCACAGTTGTCAGGCTTCTCTTGGACGGTGGCAGTCAGCGAACCTTCATCCATCGCAACCTATCCGAAAAGCTGCAGTTAAAAGTGCTGGGAGAAGAGGAACTTAAAATATTTGCATTTGGTGAGCAATCAGCCATAACGCGCACAAAAACGCGTCGAGTGGAGCTGTGGCTGCTCCATCAAATTCTGTTCTACTTGAACTTTCAAAATTTCACTTCCAAGTCGCAGACGCCTCACAGGGCGGCGAAAGGGAAAATATTGACCTTTTGATTGGCGCTGATCATTACTGGGAAATTGTCACGGGATCCACTAAGCGTCTCAGCTCCAAATTGATGGCAGTGGAGACTGTATTCGGATGGACAGTCCAGGGCCAGGTCGGCACAAGGAAGTCAACAGGAGTCTGCTCCTCGGCTGCTGGCGTGATGCGGATAGGAGTGAGTGAACAAATTTACAAGGAAATATCAGCACAGCTAAAGTCTTTCTGGGAGCTCGAGCACATCGGTATCAAGGAACATGAGCCAGTTCGTCACGAGGACGCAGTCCTTCAGCACTATAAAGAAACCGTCAACTTTGAGAATGGCCGTTATGAGGTGTCGTTCCCTTGGAATTCGATGGTTTACGAGCTTGGCGACAACTACGAGTGCGCTGCAAGGCGTCTTAAAGCACAGACAAAGCGCCTCTTGGAAGGAGATTCGTTGATTAGGGAATACGACGCCTGCATAAGAGACTACATAGAAAAGGGCTATGCAGAGCCAGCCAGCAAGGATTACGGCACGTCGGAAGGTCCGGTGTACTATATGCCACATCAAGCAGTTGTTCGTCGCGAAAGCCAGACGACAAAACTGACGGTAGTATTCGATGCATCATCAAGTGCCAAAAATCGCCTCTCACTGAACAATGTTTTGGAAAGTGGCCCAAACCTAAACCCAGAGCTCATTGATCTGCTGATCAATTTCCGCACTTACAACATTGCCATCGTTGCGGATATTGAAAAGGCCTTTCTCCAAATATCACTCTCAGAGCGCGATCGGAACGCTGTGCAGTTTCTCTGGTACGCTATGACGCCAAAGAAAGGGGAAGAGCTTCCAGCTGTGGTGACCTATCGCATGACTCGCGTGCCGTTCGGTGTCACGTCGAGCCCATTTCTCTTGGCTGCAACGTTGCAACATCATCTTGAGGGCCTGCCGGAACGGTATGCTGAAACTGCAGGTATTCTGCGCAAGCATCTTTACGTGGACGACCTTGTAACTGGTGTTGACAGCCTTGACAAGGGTAAAGTCTTGTGCCAGGAATCCAAAGATATATTGTCTCAAGCAGGGATGCGGCTACACAAGTGGATGTCGAATGACCGCGATCTCGTCAACTTCTTAGAGAATAGCAATGTGGAGAGAAGGAACGGTGATGCTGGACATGCTGCAGCTACAAAGGTATTGGGAGTGGGTTGGAATGCTCAGACTGACCACTTTGAATACAACCTAACTTCACTtatcgacttcctctccgcaagAGCTGACAACAAGAGATTTGTGCTGCAGGTCTCGGTAAGAATTTTCGACCCTTTTGGATTTATTGCTCCCACAACATTATGCGTAAAGGTAATGTTCCAGAAGTTGTGGGAGTTGGGAATTGGTTGGGACGATCCCTTGCCCGAAACATTGCAACCAGAGTGGGACTGCTGGTGTAGGGAGCTTCCATGCATTGAAGGAGTGTCTATTCCAAGACTGCTAGCGGCAGACTTTAGAAACGATCTTACGGAGAAAGTGGTGCATGTTTTCTGTGACGCAAGCCCGAAGGCCTATGGTGCTGTCGCATATATCGTGACCAAGTCTCCGTTCGGACtaacaaatgtcagcttggtcaTGGCTAAATCAAGAGTGGCCCCTTTGAAACGCCTCTCGCTACCCCGATTGGAGCTGATGGGAGCCCTTATTGGCGCGCGACTATGCCACTACGTTGCCAAGGCCTTGGATCTGAAGAACGTTGCTACCATTCTCTGGACTGACTCTACAGTagctatgtactggatcaagggaAACGCTGCCAGATGGAAGCCCTTCGTGGCAAATCGAGTCTCAGAGTTGCAGGCGCTGACAGATCCCAGGGATTGGAGACACTGCCCAGGCTCAGATAACCCCGCTGACCTAATCACCCGCGGCATTCTCCCATCGGCCCTGCGTGAAAGCGAACTGTGGTGGAAAGGACCCCGTTGGCTTCAGGAGGATGACACGTGTTGGCCAACGATAAGTGAGCCGAGCTCGAAGGTTGGGGAGTGCCAAATGGAAGAGCGAAAGGTGACGGTGATGCCCGTAG harbors:
- the LOC139052241 gene encoding uncharacterized protein; protein product: MAVETVFGWTVQGQVGTRKSTGVCSSAAGVMRIGVSEQIYKEISAQLKSFWELEHIGIKEHEPVRHEDAVLQHYKETVNFENGRYEVSFPWNSMVYELGDNYECAARRLKAQTKRLLEGDSLIREYDACIRDYIEKGYAEPASKDYGTSEGPVYYMPHQAVVRRESQTTKLTVVFDASSSAKNRLSLNNVLESGPNLNPELIDLLINFRTYNIAIVADIEKAFLQISLSERDRNAVQFLWYAMTPKKGEELPAVVTYRMTRVPFGVTSSPFLLAATLQHHLEGLPERYAETAGILRKHLYVDDLVTGVDSLDKGKVLCQESKDILSQAGMRLHKWMSNDRDLVNFLENSNVERRNGDAGHAAATKVLGVGWNAQTDHFEYNLTSLIDFLSARADNKRFVLQVSVRIFDPFGFIAPTTLCVKVMFQKLWELGIGWDDPLPETLQPEWDCWCRELPCIEGVSIPRLLAADFRNDLTEKVVHVFCDASPKAYGAVAYIVTKSPFGLTNVSLVMAKSRVAPLKRLSLPRLELMGALIGARLCHYVAKALDLKNVATILWTDSTVAMYWIKGNAARWKPFVANRVSELQALTDPRDWRHCPGSDNPADLITRGILPSALRESELWWKGPRWLQEDDTCWPTISEPSSKVGECQMEERKVTVMPVVSSSSMAIFNVENYSSFSRVVRVTAWVRRFVDNCHNKDGRTTGPLRAEEVISAERYWLAKAQEDAFSDDISNLKNQRPLHKSSPVLPFNPYLDKEGLMRVGGRLQFSDNNEETKHPIVLPGKHPLTSLLIRKEHLRMLHAGVRDTLAQLRESYWIIRGRQAVKKIIKQCLVCHRQSCPPATEPVAPLPADRVKKGNPFDIVGIDFAGPLICQQSRDSKKCYIAIFTCAVTRAVHLELVSDLSATAFLLAFKRFVARRGICSTVYSDNALTFKRAARDLKAIFRLLQVEELQSYFAGNQIRWKFIVERAAWWGGFWERMVRSVNVALRKVLGRSSLSFEELTTVLYEVEAVINSRPLTFIYDDAQEPEPLSPAHFLVGRRLTTLPPHLLPDEIPGGGMHLSRRWKYRTAMADSFWRRWRKEYLLELRSAHMCRPTTSSDLKKGALVLLRDDRLKRHMWKTARIKETFKGRDGRVRSCKLVLSGGTEVKRPIQLLYPLEIVEQ